In the genome of Maribacter forsetii DSM 18668, the window AATTAAACTTAGAAAAGAACATCCGGCTTTTTATATGACCACAGGCTCAGATGTTCGTAAACACCTAATATTTCAAAAGACTGATGATTCGCTGGTTTCATTTACTTTGAAAGACAATGCAAATGCCGATAGCTGGGAGAAAATTTTAGTCATATACAATGCATCCAACGAAATAATAGATTATAAAATAGAAGGAATTTGGCAAGAAGCGGTTTCTGGTAGTACCTTTGATTTTGAAGGTTCAACTTTTTTGAAAGACCATATTAAGGTTCCAGCACTATCAATGTACATTGCTTTTCAAAAATAAAAGTAATTCCTACTAAATAAAAAACTATCATGAGCTCAGATTCTCAACCCAATAATCCCCTTCACGGTGTAAAATTGGCAACTATTCTAGAAGAACTTACAGAAAAGTATTCATGGGAAGATTTAGCCGGTCAGGTCAATATAAACTGTTTTAAGAGTAATCCTTCCATAAAATCTAGTTTGAAGTTTTTACGTAGAACACCATGGGCACGTGAAAAAGTGGAACATTTATACCTTCAATCTTTTAAAAAATAATGGGATTTAATATTGTACTTATAGAACCGGAAATTCCCAACAACACAGGAAATATTGGTAGACTTGCACTTGGCACAGGTTCTACTCTACACTTGGTAAAACCTTTCGGGTTTGAACTTACAGACAAACGCTTAAAAAGGGCAGGGCTTGATTACTGGCAGCATTTAAATGTAATTATGTACGAGAATGTTGATGCATTCTTTGAGCAGAATAAAGAAAAGAAAATGATTTTCTTTTCTGCCAGCGCAACTAAAAATCATTGGGAAATTGATTTTGAGGAAGATATGTTTTTAGTCTTTGGCAAAGAATCTGTTGGCTTGCCAAAATCTATTTTAAATGTCAATGAGGATAAAGCGGTAAAAATTCCCTTATACAGTGAACATATCCGCAGTCTTAATTTAGCCAATGCAGTTGCAATTTCAATTTACGAAGGTTTAAGACAAATAGAATAGCAGCTATTACCTTCTTAATTATTTTGTCGTAGTAATTCTATAGTCATATTATTTATTCGCTGTTTGCTGACAGCTACATTTCATAACTATGGAAATAGCAAAATAATTAGTGTATTCTAAGAGTATTCTTAAGACAACCATCATTTAATAAGCTTACCATATTAAATGAGTACTATCCTCGTTAAAATTTTCCTATCGCTTATTATTGGCAGATTAAATTATTATTTTCAAGCTAGTAATAAATCAATCTACCAAACAAACAACGACTACAATGAACTCAAAATCATCTCTCCTTTTTATTTTATCTTTTATTTTTATTTGCAGCTCTTTACACGCACAAAAAAAGAAAAAGAAAAAAACCAGCTCGCAAACAACAATCAACAAAGCTTTTTATGACAATTTAGAATGGCGTAATATTGGACCTGTACGTGGTGGGCGTTCTTTAGGTTCTGCCGGCAGCCCTAGTAGACCCAATGAATATTATTTTGGTGCAACTGGTGGTGGATTATGGAAAACTATTGATGGCGGTAATGAGTGGAAACCAGTTACAGATGGTCAAATAACCAGCTCTTCTGTTGGCGCTGTAGCGGTAGCTGAAACAAATCCTGATATCGTATACATCGGTATGGGCGAAGTACAATTACGTGGTAGTATAACGCAAGGTGATGGCGTATACAAATCTATTGATGCCGGTGAAACATGGAAGCATTTAGGACTAGAAGAAACTCAGGCGGTTTCTAGAATTAGAATTCATCCCACAAATCCTGATATTGTATATGTCGCCGCATTAGGTCACCCATATGGCGATAATGAAGAACGTGGTGTTTTTAAAAGTACTGACGGTGGTAATACATGGAACAAAACACTTTATGTGAGTAATAAGGCTGGTGCCGTAGATTTGATCATTGACCGCAATAACCCAAATGTATTATATGCCAGTACTTGGCAAGTGCAGCGTAAGGCTTGGAAAATGTGGGGCGGCGGTCCAGATTGTAAACTATGGAAGTCTACAGATGCTGGTGAAACATGGACAGATCTTTCAAAAAATCCAGGTATGCCAGAAGGTCCATTAGGAAAAATTGGAGTAACCGTTTCTCCGGCAGATTCTAATCGCGTTTGGGCAATTGTCGAAGCTAATGAAGGTGGAGTTTTTCGTTCAGACGATGCGGGTAAAACTTGGAAAAGAACAAATGATGAGCGTAAACTTAGACAACGTGCTTTTTACTATTCTAGAATTTATGCCGACCCGTTGAATAAAGATATAGTTTACGGACTCAATGTAAACTTTTGGAAATCTACAGACGGTGGCGAAACATTTGATACAAAAATTAAGGTACCTCACGGAGACAATCATGATCTTTGGATAGACCCTAATAATCCTAACCGAATGATTTCTTCTAATGATGGCGGTGGCGTTGTTAGTTTAAACGGCGGAAAATCTTGGACAGAAGAAGACTACACAACAACACAGTTGTACCATGTAATGACCACTAACGATGTACCTTACCATGTGGCAGGTGCACAACAAGACAACAGTACCATTGCCGTACCAAGCGATGGTTGGGAGCATATGCAAGCAAGAGGCCAAGGTGATGGTTGGGCATACGCTGTTGGTGGTGGTGAAAGTGGTTGGATTACCCAGCACCCAACCAATTTAGACATATTTTATGCAGGTAGTCAAGGCGCATTATTGACACAATATGACAGAAGTAATGGTCAATCTAGAGACATACAGGTATATCCGCGATTTTTCTCGGGCGAGCCTGCTAGCGCATTACCTGAACGTTGGCAGTGGACGTTTCCTATCATGTTTGCACCAAAAGATGAAAATGTAATGTACACGTGTTCACAGCATGTTTGGAAAACTACGGATGATGGACAATCTTGGGAGAAAATCAGTCCAGATTTAACCTATGCAGACCCATCAACCTTAGGTAAAACGGGTGGTATTATTACCATGGATATGAACGGACCTGAAATTTACGCTACGGTTTTTGCTCTTGCTCCATCCAATCACGACATTAATACTATATGGGCAGGTTCAGACGATGGTAAAATTCACATTACTAGAGATGGCGGTAAAAATTGGTCAGACATTACTCCTAAAGAATTACCAAAATTCTCTAGAGTTAGTATTATTGATGAATCTATTCACAATCCAGGAACATTATACGTTGCAGCAAATAGATACCAAGTAGATGATAGACAACCTTATGTTTTTAAGACACATGATTATGGAAAAACTTGGACAAAAATTATTAACGGAATAGAAGATGGGCACTTTGCAAGAGCGGTTCGCGAAGACCCTGTTAGAGAAGGACTTCTATTTTTAGCAACTGAACACGGAGTATATTTTTCAATGAACGACGGGGAATTATGGCAAAGTCTTCAATTGGAATTACCCGATACTCCAGTTAGGGATTTAGTCATAAAAGATAATGATGTCGTTTTAGGAACCCACGGTAGAGGGTTTTGGATTCTTGATGATATTCAACCCTTAAGACAGTATACTTCTGAAATGGAAAATCAAGAAGCCGTACTTTTTAAACCAACCAATGCTTTAAGAGGATTGACCAATGCTTCTATTCAATATTATTTAAAGGAAGAAAAAGACACCATCACCTTTGAAATTTTTGACACTAATGATAAACTCATAAATACGTTTACCGGTAGTAAACCTAAATATGAAGTTGACCCTAACATACCTTATTGGTTCAAAGGAGGGTCTACAAAACCTACCACAGCAAAAGGAATAAACAATTTTACTTGGGACATGAGGTATCAAGGTGCTACTACTTTTGAAGGAATGATCATTTGGAGTGCAAGACCTGCACGCGGACCAAAAGCTCCTTTAGGGACTTATAAAGTAAAAATGAAATCAGGGGATTATGAAAAAACATATGCGTTTGAAATAAAAATGGATCCAAATCTTAAAGGGATTACCAAAGAAGATTTAGATGAACAATTTGAGTTATCCAACAAAATAATGGGTAAAACTTCGGCTGCCAATGAAGCAGTTATTAAGATTAGAGAAATTAAAAAGACCCTTGGTGATGCAAAAGATGCTATTGATGACTACGATAAGAACATCACCCCTTTCTTAAACGAGTTAACCGAAGTCGAGGAAAGTCTATATCAAGTGAAAAATCAATCAGGTCAGGACCCATTAAACTTTCCAATAAAACTAAATAATAGATTAGCATCATTAAGAAGAAGTGTAGAATCAGGTGAAGCAAAACCTACAAGCGGAGCTTACAAAGTTTACAAAGAATTATCGGCAGAACTAGATGTTGAATTGAACAAGTTGAATACTATTATTAAGCAATACAAGTCAAAAATTAATCCCATACTCACTAAATATGGTGGAAGTAAAATTGATTAAATAGAGTTAAAGCTAATTTAAAAACGACTGTTGAACGAAATACAAATCCGTATTTTTGTATTGAATTACAAAGGTTATATATCATGAAAAAGGCAAGTATAGCGCCATCACTTTTAGCAGCAGACTTTGGAAATCTACAACACGATGTAGAAATGGTGAACGCCAGTGAAGCAACATATCACCATATCGATGTTATGGACGGAGTTTTCGTGCCAAATATATCTTACGGTATGCCTGTGGTCAAAGCAATACATAAATATGCCACTAAGCCTTTAGACGTACATTTAATGATTGTAGACCCAGACAGATATCTAGAGGAGTTTGCAAATTTAGGCGCTCATATCTTAACCGTACATTACGAAGCTTGCACCCATTTACACAGAACCATACAAGCTATTAAAGCTTTAGGGATGAAAGCAGGTGTTGCCCTGAACCCTCATACCAATGTAATGCTATTAGAAGATATTATTCAAGATATAGATTTAGTACTAATCATGAGTGTTAACCCAGGTTTTGGCGGACAATCGTTTATCGATAATACTTATGAAAAAATAAAAAAGGCAAAGGAATTGATTACCAGAAAAAAATCATCTGCATTAATTGAAATTGATGGTGGGGTAACTTCTGCAAATTCAAAACAATTAGTGGATGCCGGTGCAGATATATTAGTTGCAGGTAGTTTTGTATTCAAAAGTGAAGACCCAACCGCCACCATAAAAGAATTAAAGGGATGAAAACGGAATT includes:
- a CDS encoding VPS10 domain-containing protein gives rise to the protein MNSKSSLLFILSFIFICSSLHAQKKKKKKTSSQTTINKAFYDNLEWRNIGPVRGGRSLGSAGSPSRPNEYYFGATGGGLWKTIDGGNEWKPVTDGQITSSSVGAVAVAETNPDIVYIGMGEVQLRGSITQGDGVYKSIDAGETWKHLGLEETQAVSRIRIHPTNPDIVYVAALGHPYGDNEERGVFKSTDGGNTWNKTLYVSNKAGAVDLIIDRNNPNVLYASTWQVQRKAWKMWGGGPDCKLWKSTDAGETWTDLSKNPGMPEGPLGKIGVTVSPADSNRVWAIVEANEGGVFRSDDAGKTWKRTNDERKLRQRAFYYSRIYADPLNKDIVYGLNVNFWKSTDGGETFDTKIKVPHGDNHDLWIDPNNPNRMISSNDGGGVVSLNGGKSWTEEDYTTTQLYHVMTTNDVPYHVAGAQQDNSTIAVPSDGWEHMQARGQGDGWAYAVGGGESGWITQHPTNLDIFYAGSQGALLTQYDRSNGQSRDIQVYPRFFSGEPASALPERWQWTFPIMFAPKDENVMYTCSQHVWKTTDDGQSWEKISPDLTYADPSTLGKTGGIITMDMNGPEIYATVFALAPSNHDINTIWAGSDDGKIHITRDGGKNWSDITPKELPKFSRVSIIDESIHNPGTLYVAANRYQVDDRQPYVFKTHDYGKTWTKIINGIEDGHFARAVREDPVREGLLFLATEHGVYFSMNDGELWQSLQLELPDTPVRDLVIKDNDVVLGTHGRGFWILDDIQPLRQYTSEMENQEAVLFKPTNALRGLTNASIQYYLKEEKDTITFEIFDTNDKLINTFTGSKPKYEVDPNIPYWFKGGSTKPTTAKGINNFTWDMRYQGATTFEGMIIWSARPARGPKAPLGTYKVKMKSGDYEKTYAFEIKMDPNLKGITKEDLDEQFELSNKIMGKTSAANEAVIKIREIKKTLGDAKDAIDDYDKNITPFLNELTEVEESLYQVKNQSGQDPLNFPIKLNNRLASLRRSVESGEAKPTSGAYKVYKELSAELDVELNKLNTIIKQYKSKINPILTKYGGSKID
- the rpe gene encoding ribulose-phosphate 3-epimerase; the encoded protein is MKKASIAPSLLAADFGNLQHDVEMVNASEATYHHIDVMDGVFVPNISYGMPVVKAIHKYATKPLDVHLMIVDPDRYLEEFANLGAHILTVHYEACTHLHRTIQAIKALGMKAGVALNPHTNVMLLEDIIQDIDLVLIMSVNPGFGGQSFIDNTYEKIKKAKELITRKKSSALIEIDGGVTSANSKQLVDAGADILVAGSFVFKSEDPTATIKELKG
- a CDS encoding tRNA (cytidine(34)-2'-O)-methyltransferase, with protein sequence MGFNIVLIEPEIPNNTGNIGRLALGTGSTLHLVKPFGFELTDKRLKRAGLDYWQHLNVIMYENVDAFFEQNKEKKMIFFSASATKNHWEIDFEEDMFLVFGKESVGLPKSILNVNEDKAVKIPLYSEHIRSLNLANAVAISIYEGLRQIE
- a CDS encoding VF530 family protein — encoded protein: MSSDSQPNNPLHGVKLATILEELTEKYSWEDLAGQVNINCFKSNPSIKSSLKFLRRTPWAREKVEHLYLQSFKK